A single genomic interval of Asterias amurensis chromosome 1, ASM3211899v1 harbors:
- the LOC139935444 gene encoding uncharacterized protein: MATEQEEVKYSRSTVRATCCHRPMFIVGLIWGLLTAVGLLAVGIHTLITTLLFWIAVYQIVVGGIVTVLEVGLIFANCGCCRENGCCQKVGRPVRWFDNWKRGFIYVLFGIVCLVGVFRNTPGILCGVALIIAGIIYTMKTCKDRPLSKTRRSDVDRKQLAEEFIGEQRA, encoded by the exons ATGGCGACCGAGCAGGAGGAGGTGAAATACTCACGTTCGACCGTCAGAGCAACGTGCTGTCATCGTCCGATGTTCATTGTTGGCCTTATATGGGGATTACTGACAGCTGTGG GTCTGCTAGCGGTTGGGATCCACACTCTGATCACGACTTTACTATTCTGGATTGCTGTATACCAAAT TGTGGTAGGAGGTATCGTGACTGTACTTGAGGTTGGGTTGATCTTTGCTAATTGCGGATGCTGCAG GGAGAATGGGTGTTGCCAGAAGGTTGGCCGGCCCGTCCGTTGGTTTGACAATTGGAAACGTGGTTTCATCTATGTGCTCTTCGGCATCGTGTGCTTGGTTGGTGTGTTTCGGAACACACCTGGTATTCTTTGCG GTGTTGCACTGATCATAGCTGGGATCATCTACACCATGAAGACTTGCAAAGACCGCCCTCTGTCAAAGACGAGGCGAAGCGATGTTGATCGGAAACAGCTGGCAGAGGAGTTCATTGGGGAACAGAGGGCGTGA
- the LOC139935454 gene encoding neuronal acetylcholine receptor subunit alpha-6-like isoform X1, whose translation MAPQLQDIFVVKVLLVLMMCLSFHGRVVVSGGAPSHSDKSRLLVALLRSYDKRVHPESPVNVTYSMTLQRLERLDETTNTLYISALVMTEWSDSRLVWDPASFNGVPHLPLSPDHVWTPNVKPGSKMLEDETVQIGTTSDGKVHQTKLLRLALSCISNLANYPYDSPSCKFRVEDFGYSTEDINLDISEITSGADLNAYEMNALWRLHSFNAVRQRMKYVCCEEVYESISYSINLSRKPNGFAVRVLAPAVLTSLLVLFCFLIPPSCGERSVVCSVLLVATIIQMVSFNLSVPMVGGGTPFLGVFFCFSVFMAFFATVVSVASLNLARGFGVDAKDGGVRTVDSSKTAMLKIARFIDVMCFVVFILVFAIAGGTILNNHPNPK comes from the exons ATGGCACCGCAGTTGCAAGATATCTTCGTTGTCAAAGTGTTGTTGGTGTTGATGATGTGCCTTAGTTTCCATGGAAGAGTAGTGG TTTCAGGTGGAGCACCGTCGCACTCAGACAAATCACGTCTTTTGGTGGCATTGTTAAGAAGCTACGACAAGCGGGTGCATCCAGAATCACCCGTTAACGTAACATACAGCATGACCCTCCAGCGACTAGAGAGACTG GACGAGACGACAAACACTCTTTACATAAGTGCACTAGTGATGACT GAGTGGTCTGATAGCCGTCTAGTCTGGGACCCCGCCTCCTTCAACGGAGTTCCACATCTCCCACTGAGCCCCGACCATGTATGGACGCCCAACGTCAAGCCCGGTTCAAA AATGTTGGAAGATGAAACCGTCCAGATTGGCACAACTAGCGATGGCAAAGTTCACCAAACCAAGCTGCTACGCCTGGCACTGTCGTGTATATCCAATTTGGCCAATTATCCCTACGATTCACCGTCGTGTAAGTTCAGAGTTGAAGACTTCGGCTACAGTACGGAGGATATCAACTTGGACATTTCAGAAATCACATCGGGTGCCGATTTGAACGCCTATGAGATGAACGCGCTCTGGCGGCTACATTCGTTCAATGCCGTTAGGCAAAGGATGAAATATGTTTGCTGTGAGGAGGTGTACGAGTCTATTAGCTACAGCATCAACCTCTCGCGCAAACCAAATGGGTTTGCTGTGCGAGTGCTGGCACCAGCAGTCCTGACGTCACTGTTGGTCTTGTTCTGTTTTCTGATACCGCCCTCTTGTGGGGAGAGATCGGTAGTCTGCTCAGTACTGCTCGTCGCCACCATTATTCAGATGGTTTCTTTCAACCTATCTGTGCCCATGGTGGGCGGAGGCACCCCTTTCTTGGGTGTGTTCTTCTGCTTCAGCgtcttcatggcattctttgcTACTGTCGTGAGTGTGGCTTCTCTTAATCTAGCCCGTGGGTTTGGTGTCGACGCTAAAGACGGCGGGGTGCGGACTGTCGACTCATCGAAGACG GCCATGCTGAAAATCGCAAGGTTTATCGACGTGATGTGTTTCGTTGTCTTCATCTTGGTGTTTGCCATCGCAGGAGGCACCATTCTTAATAACCACCCCAACCCCAAGTAG
- the LOC139935454 gene encoding neuronal acetylcholine receptor subunit alpha-6-like isoform X2 — translation MAPQLQDIFVVKVLLVLMMCLSFHGRVVGGAPSHSDKSRLLVALLRSYDKRVHPESPVNVTYSMTLQRLERLDETTNTLYISALVMTEWSDSRLVWDPASFNGVPHLPLSPDHVWTPNVKPGSKMLEDETVQIGTTSDGKVHQTKLLRLALSCISNLANYPYDSPSCKFRVEDFGYSTEDINLDISEITSGADLNAYEMNALWRLHSFNAVRQRMKYVCCEEVYESISYSINLSRKPNGFAVRVLAPAVLTSLLVLFCFLIPPSCGERSVVCSVLLVATIIQMVSFNLSVPMVGGGTPFLGVFFCFSVFMAFFATVVSVASLNLARGFGVDAKDGGVRTVDSSKTAMLKIARFIDVMCFVVFILVFAIAGGTILNNHPNPK, via the exons ATGGCACCGCAGTTGCAAGATATCTTCGTTGTCAAAGTGTTGTTGGTGTTGATGATGTGCCTTAGTTTCCATGGAAGAGTAGTGG GTGGAGCACCGTCGCACTCAGACAAATCACGTCTTTTGGTGGCATTGTTAAGAAGCTACGACAAGCGGGTGCATCCAGAATCACCCGTTAACGTAACATACAGCATGACCCTCCAGCGACTAGAGAGACTG GACGAGACGACAAACACTCTTTACATAAGTGCACTAGTGATGACT GAGTGGTCTGATAGCCGTCTAGTCTGGGACCCCGCCTCCTTCAACGGAGTTCCACATCTCCCACTGAGCCCCGACCATGTATGGACGCCCAACGTCAAGCCCGGTTCAAA AATGTTGGAAGATGAAACCGTCCAGATTGGCACAACTAGCGATGGCAAAGTTCACCAAACCAAGCTGCTACGCCTGGCACTGTCGTGTATATCCAATTTGGCCAATTATCCCTACGATTCACCGTCGTGTAAGTTCAGAGTTGAAGACTTCGGCTACAGTACGGAGGATATCAACTTGGACATTTCAGAAATCACATCGGGTGCCGATTTGAACGCCTATGAGATGAACGCGCTCTGGCGGCTACATTCGTTCAATGCCGTTAGGCAAAGGATGAAATATGTTTGCTGTGAGGAGGTGTACGAGTCTATTAGCTACAGCATCAACCTCTCGCGCAAACCAAATGGGTTTGCTGTGCGAGTGCTGGCACCAGCAGTCCTGACGTCACTGTTGGTCTTGTTCTGTTTTCTGATACCGCCCTCTTGTGGGGAGAGATCGGTAGTCTGCTCAGTACTGCTCGTCGCCACCATTATTCAGATGGTTTCTTTCAACCTATCTGTGCCCATGGTGGGCGGAGGCACCCCTTTCTTGGGTGTGTTCTTCTGCTTCAGCgtcttcatggcattctttgcTACTGTCGTGAGTGTGGCTTCTCTTAATCTAGCCCGTGGGTTTGGTGTCGACGCTAAAGACGGCGGGGTGCGGACTGTCGACTCATCGAAGACG GCCATGCTGAAAATCGCAAGGTTTATCGACGTGATGTGTTTCGTTGTCTTCATCTTGGTGTTTGCCATCGCAGGAGGCACCATTCTTAATAACCACCCCAACCCCAAGTAG